Proteins encoded by one window of Vigna radiata var. radiata cultivar VC1973A chromosome 5, Vradiata_ver6, whole genome shotgun sequence:
- the LOC106762204 gene encoding protein PLASTID MOVEMENT IMPAIRED 1-RELATED 1: MLSRTEAGKKSGGGSNAPKKLLKDFETMNKALYLDKGSARSSIPGANSRSKFTGKSQLPDPKSKSKTSVNNNNDDGVQKDKKSIWNWRPLRALSHIRNKRFNCSFYLQVHLIEGLPPSFDNASLAVYWKRRDGVLVTGPAKVIQSVAEFEEKLTYTCSVYGSRSGPHHSAKYEAKHFLLYASLLSAQEMDLGKHRVDLTRLLPLTLEELEEEKSSGKWTTSFRLSGVAKGAVMNVSFGYTVVGDNASTTRDSHNASNVLSSRQNSFALMKQDVKPRQFDASSRMRRTTSLQLSPRASDEVKDLHEVLPLTGSGLASSIDILYKKFDEEKASSMLSEAELDSFSENLGSIKPDAYASDFGKETFDEHVSKAEDKRPVHEEPEEPELSVFQEKLEIFKPDYNPLPDSANENPEQFQGNDFFVVDKGIELSSNEPVIREEFIGKAPEDASTVDIAYTLGISGIQEPFEESVKQDFLDEVNDISKDQVVVEEFASKEDGFDSDTNELLLQELESALNSVSNLERVALESPETAAFKSEHKMTKSHNLDDVTESVASEFLSMLDLERSPMALSSESEPESPRELLLRQFEKEALDGDFSSLFDFEMNHDNEADGGYDGSAASEQWNFSEDVRSSSLLQDLQEEHLAESQDVRSKQRAQTLEDLETEALMRQWGLNEEAFHHSPPKDFTGFGSPIPLPPEEPPILPPLDDGLGPFLQTKDGGFLRSMNPSLFKNSKSGGSLIMQVSNPVVVPAEMGSGIMEVLQCLASVGIEKLSMQAKELMPLEDITGKTMQQVAWEAMPVLEGAERQSHLQHNPITRQDSAHVQRDLKGSVQKSGKFSSRTVANQPGSEFVSVEDLAPLAMDKIEALSMEGLRIQSGMSEEEAPSNIIAQSIGDISALQGKGVDISGSLGLDGAAGLQLMDVKDGGDGGDGVDGIMGLSLTLDEWMRLDSGEIDDIDNISEHTSKLLAAHHANSFDFIRGSSKGEKRRGKSRRCGLLGNNFTVALMVQLRDPLRNYEPVGTPMLALIQVEREFMLPKQKIFNSVSLMMKNNDVDDDDREILAKVDMKDTKNEENSSEEEEGIPQFRITEVHVAGLKPEPQKTKLWGTSNQQQSGSRWLLANGMGKNNNNKLPLMKSKGSSKSNAPVTSKVQPGDSLWSISSRLFGNRGKSHVRNPDVVMPNDTIRLS; the protein is encoded by the exons ATGTTGTCGAGAACGGAGGCTGGGAAGAAGAGTGGTGGGGGTTCTAATGCCCCGAAGAAGTTGTTAAAGGATTTTGAAACCATGAACAAAGCTTTGTACTTGGATAAAGGGTCTGCAAGGAGTTCAATACCTGGTGCAAATTCACGATCTAAATTCACTGGGAAATCTCAGTTACCTGATCCCAAATCTAAGTCTAAAACCAGtgttaataataacaatgatgATGGTGTTCAAAAGGATAAGAAGTCCATTTGGAATTGGAGGCCTCTAAGAGCCCTTTCCCACATCCGAAACAAGAGGTTTAATTGTAGTTTTTATCTGCAAGTTCACCTGATTGAAGGGTTGCCTCCAAGTTTTGATAATGCCAGTCTTGCTGTGTACTGGAAAAGGCGTGATGGGGTTCTTGTGACTGGTCCTGCCAAGGTGATTCAGTCTGTGGCTGAATTTGAAGAGAAGTTGACCTACACTTGCTCAGTGTATGGCAGCAGGAGTGGACCTCACCATTCTGCAAAGTATGAAGCAAAGCATTTTTTGCTCTATGCTTCGCTTCTGAGTGCCCAGGAGATGGATTTGGGAAAGCACCGGGTGGATCTGACAAGGTTGCTTCCTCTCACTCTGGAGGAGCTCGAGGAGGAGAAGAGCTCGGGGAAGTGGACTACTAGTTTTCGATTATCGGGAGTGGCTAAGGGTGCTGTGATGAATGTCAGTTTTGGCTACACGGTTGTTGGTGATAATGCTAGTACTACCAGAGACAGCCATAATGCTTCTAACGTATTGAGTTCCAGGCAGAATAGTTTTGCTCTGATGAAACAAGATGTTAAACCCCGACAGTTTGATGCAAGCAGCAGGATGAGGCGAACCACGAGTTTGCAGTTATCACCTCGAGCTTCAGATGAGGTAAAGGATCTTCATGAGGTGTTGCCATTGACTGGGTCTGGACTAGCCAGCTCAATAGACATCttatataagaaatttgatgaagaaaaggCTAGTTCTATGCTTAGCGAAGCAGAACTTGATTCGTTCTCCGAAAATCTTGGGTCAATCAAGCCAGATGCATATGCTTctgattttggaaaagaaacATTTGACGAGCATGTGAGTAAGGCTGAAGATAAACGTCCAGTGCATGAGGAACCTGAAGAACCTGAACTTTCAGTGTTTCAAGAAAAGCTGGAGATATTTAAACCAGACTACAATCCTTTACCTGATTCCGCAAATGAAAACCCTGAACAGTTTCAAggtaatgatttttttgttgttgataagGGAATAGAACTGTCATCAAATGAACCTGTTATAAGAGAGGAATTCATTGGGAAGGCTCCTGAGGATGCTTCTACAGTTGATATTGCCTATACCCTTGGCATATCAGGTATACAAGAACCTTTTGAAGAGAGTGTTAAACAGGATTTTCTGGATGAGGTAAATGATATTTCTAAGGACCAGGTAGTCGTAGAGGAATTTGCTAGCAAAGAGGATGGCTTTGACAGTGATACTAACGAGCTGCTCCTGCAAGAACTAGAATCTGCTTTAAATAGTGTATCAAATTTGGAGAGAGTAGCACTAGAATCTCCAGAAACAGCAGCATTTAAATCTGAACATAAGATGACAAAGTCTCATAACTTGGATGATGTTACAGAATCAGTTGCCAGTGAGTTTTTAAGCATGTTAGACTTAGAACGTAGTCCCATGGCCTTGAGTTCTGAAAGTGAGCCCGAATCTCCAAGAGAGCTACTTTTAAGACAATTTGAGAAGGAGGCTTTGGATGGGGACTTTTCCtctttgtttgattttgaaatgaACCATGATAATGAAGCAGATGGTGGCTATGATGGTTCCGCCGCATCTGAGCAGTGgaacttttctgaagatgtcaGGTCATCATCCCTTTTGCAAGACCTGCAGGAGGAGCATCTAGCCGAGTCTCAGGATGTGAGAAGCAAACAGAGGGCTCAGACACTAGAAGACTTGGAAACAGAAGCCTTGATGCGTCAATGGGGTTTGAATGAGGAGGCTTTTCATCATTCTCCACCAAAAGATTTTACTGGTTTTGGAAGTCCAATTCCTTTGCCACCTGAAGAGCCTCCTATATTGCCTCCTCTTGATGATGGGTTGGGCCCTTTTCTTCAGACAAAAGACGGGGGTTTCCTACGCTCTATGAATCCCTCACTTTTCAAGAATTCTAAAAGTGGTGGGAGTTTAATCATGCAGGTATCCAACCCTGTCGTTGTACCAGCAGAAATGGGTTCTGGGATAATGGAGGTTTTGCAGTGTTTGGCTTCAGTGGGAATTGAGAAGCTCTCAATGCAGGCTAAGGAGTTGATGCCTCTAGAAGATATCACAGGGAAGACAATGCAACAAGTAGCATGGGAAGCCATGCCTGTCTTAGAAGGAGCAGAGAG GCAAAGCCATTTGCAGCACAATCCAATAACAAGGCAGGACAGTGCTCATGTGCAAAGGGACTTGAAAGGATCAGTACAAAAGTCTGGCAAGTTTAGTTCAAGAACAGTGGCCAACCAACCAGGATCAGAGTTTGTTTCGGTTGAAGACCTTGCTCCATTGGCTATGGATAAAATTGAAGCACTTTCAATGGAGGGTTTGAGAATACAATCTGGGATGTCAGAAGAGGAGGCACCATCAAACATCATTGCACAGTCCATTGGGGATATTTCGGCTCTGCAGGGCAAGGGTGTTGATATTAGTGGGTCCCTTGGCCTGGATGGAGCTGCTGGTTTGCAGTTGATGGATGTAAAAGATGGCGGTGACGGTGGTGACGGTGTGGATGGGATAATGGGCCTATCATTAACTCTTGATGAATGGATGAGGCTGGATTCCGGTGAGATTGATGATATAGATAATATCAGTGAGCATACTTCCAAACTTCTTGCAGCCCATCATGCCAACTCTTTTGACTTCATTCGTGGGAGTTCCAAGGGAGAGAAGAGACGAGGCAAAAGCAGAAGATGTGGTTTGCTAGGAAACAATTTCACAGTAGCATTAATGGTGCAACTCCGTGACCCTCTGAGAAATTACGAACCGGTTGGAACACCAATGCTTGCTCTTATACAAGTTGAGAGAGAGTTCATGCTTCCAAAGCAAAAGATTTTCAACAGTGTCTCTTTGATGATGAAAAACAATGACGTGGATGATGATGATAGGGAAATCCTTGCGAAGGTGGACATGAAGGACACCAAGAACGAGGAGAATAGTTCCGAAGAGGAAGAGGGCATTCCTCAGTTCAGAATCACAGAAGTCCATGTGGCAGGTCTGAAGCCTGAGCCTCAGAAAACGAAGCTCTGGGGCACTTCAAATCAGCAACAATCTGGTTCTCGCTGGTTGCTTGCAAATGGAATGGGGaagaacaataataacaaacttCCATTGATGAAGTCAAAGGGTTCATCTAAATCTAATGCTCCAGTTACCTCAAAGGTGCAACCTGGTGACTCCTTGTGGAGCATATCATCTCGTCTTTTTGGCAATCGAGGGAAATCACATGTAAGAAACCCGGATGTCGTTATGCCAAATGACACTATAAGACTCAGCTGA
- the LOC106762711 gene encoding PHD finger protein ALFIN-LIKE 4, with the protein MDSGGHYNPRTVEEVFRDFKGRRAGMIKALTTDVEEFYQQCDPEKENLCLYGFPNEQWEVNLPAEEVPPELPEPALGINFARDGMQEKDWLSLVAVHSDAWLQSVAFYFGARFGFDKADRKRLFTMINDLPTIFEVVTGSAMKQAKEKSTDRNSSKSKSGSKRGSESVKYVKQEVKEEEVLDEEVDEEHGETLCGACGENYASDEFWICCDICEKWFHGKCVKITPARAEHIKHYKCPSCSNKRAKP; encoded by the exons ATGGACAGTGGCGGCCACTACAACCCCCGCACTGTCGAAGAGGTTTTCCGGGACTTCAAGGGCCGCAGGGCTGGCATGATCAAAGCCCTTACCACTG ATGTGGAGGAGTTTTATCAGCAGTGCGATCCTG AAAAGGAGAACCTATGTCTATATGGATTCCCCAATGAACAATGGGAAGTTAATTTGCCAGCTGAAGAAGTTCCTCCAGAACTTCCCGAACCTGCATTGGGCATAAACTTTGCTAGGGATGGGATGCAAGAAAAGGACTGGTTATCTTTAGTTGCTGTTCACAGTGATGCATGGCTACAGTCAGTGGCTTTCTACTTTGGAGCGAGATTTGGTTTTGATAAAGCTGACAG GAAACGCCTGTTCACTATGATTAATGATCTGCCTACTATATTCGAGGTCGTAACTGGATCTGCAATGAAACAGGCAAAGGAGAAGTCAACAGACCGCAACAGCAGCAAATCAAAGTCCGGTTCAAAA cgAGGATCTGAATCTGTGAAGTATGTAAAACAAGAAGTTAAGGAGGAGGAGGTATTGGACGAAGAAGTAGACGAGGAACACGGAGAGACCTTGTGTGGCGCTTGTGGGGAGAACTATGCATCCGATGAGTTCTGGATTTGTTGCGACATATGCGAGAAGTGGTTTCATGGCAAGTGTGTGAAAATCACTCCTGCCCGTGCTGAGCACATCAAACACTACAAGTGCCCCTCATGCAGCAACAAGAGAGCAAAACCTTGA